In the Insulibacter thermoxylanivorax genome, one interval contains:
- a CDS encoding inorganic diphosphatase → MSNLVVDAFIEIPQGSQNKYEFDPEKGQFVLDRVLYGSMRYPAEYGYIRETLALDGDPLDVLVLVTNPTFPGCVINTRIIGVMLMVDNGEHDEKLIGVPTTDPRWDHVKSLEDVAPHTLKEIENFFLRYKDLENKKVEVTGFKDAEFAKNLYEECKKRYAESQ, encoded by the coding sequence ATGTCTAATCTAGTCGTAGATGCATTTATCGAGATTCCCCAAGGCAGTCAGAACAAATACGAGTTTGACCCGGAGAAAGGTCAATTCGTCCTTGACCGCGTCCTGTACGGATCGATGAGATATCCTGCAGAATACGGGTATATCAGAGAAACCCTGGCACTCGACGGCGACCCGCTGGATGTGCTGGTGCTTGTGACGAATCCTACCTTCCCCGGCTGCGTGATCAACACTCGCATCATCGGTGTCATGCTCATGGTCGATAACGGCGAACACGATGAGAAACTGATCGGTGTACCGACGACAGACCCACGTTGGGACCATGTGAAGAGCCTGGAGGATGTTGCTCCGCATACCCTGAAGGAGATCGAGAACTTCTTCCTCCGCTATAAGGACTTGGAGAACAAGAAGGTTGAAGTTACAGGCTTCAAAGACGCTGAATTCGCTAAGAATCTCTATGAAGAGTGCAAGAAACGTTACGCAGAATCCCAATAA
- the serA gene encoding phosphoglycerate dehydrogenase, giving the protein MFKVLVSDPISDQGLQKLMDAEDVILDKKTGLSEDELAEIIGDYDALLVRSQTKVTPRIIEAAHKLKVIGRAGVGVDNIDLEAATQKGIIVINAPDGNTIATCELTMGMMMALARHIPQAYKKTITGEWDRKSFVGVELRSKVLGIIGMGRIGSEVAKRAKAFGMEILGYDPFLTEDRAEKLGVTLATIDKICEQADFITVHTPLTNETRNLISKPQFAKMKKGVRIINCARGGIIDEEALLEAIDAGIVAGAAFDVFVEEPPRPDHPFLNHPKIIVTPHLGASTIEAQENVATDVAEEVLHILRDEPFKNAVNMPPVPANVMAKLQPYFLLGERMGHFLAQMADSAAQEIVVSFSGELTEVDTSPLTRYIVKGVLSHHLGSDVNIINAMHMAKIRDVNIIREKSTASKGFTNLITVTLRSNGQERSIAGTLLNGYGPRIVKIDQYPVDVAPEGNIILVSHNDKPGIVGRLGSVLGDSGTNIATMQVGRKVVGGPAIMVLTVDKPVPPETMQQLNQLPDIAQVKEITL; this is encoded by the coding sequence ATGTTCAAAGTACTTGTGTCCGATCCGATCAGCGATCAAGGTCTTCAGAAACTGATGGATGCCGAAGACGTTATCTTGGACAAGAAGACCGGGCTGTCGGAAGATGAACTGGCCGAGATCATCGGTGACTATGACGCATTGCTCGTCCGCAGCCAGACTAAAGTGACGCCGCGCATCATCGAAGCCGCTCATAAACTGAAGGTGATCGGTCGTGCCGGCGTAGGTGTCGATAATATCGACCTTGAAGCTGCTACGCAGAAAGGCATTATCGTCATCAATGCTCCAGACGGCAATACCATCGCCACTTGCGAGCTGACCATGGGGATGATGATGGCGCTGGCGCGTCATATCCCGCAGGCATACAAGAAGACCATCACCGGTGAGTGGGATCGCAAATCCTTCGTCGGAGTGGAACTTCGTTCGAAAGTGCTGGGGATCATCGGCATGGGACGGATCGGCAGCGAGGTAGCCAAGCGCGCGAAAGCTTTCGGCATGGAGATCCTCGGCTATGATCCTTTCCTGACGGAAGATCGTGCGGAGAAATTAGGCGTCACCCTTGCAACCATCGATAAGATCTGTGAACAAGCGGATTTTATCACCGTACACACGCCGCTGACCAATGAGACGCGCAATCTCATCTCAAAACCGCAATTTGCGAAGATGAAGAAAGGCGTACGGATCATCAACTGCGCACGCGGCGGGATCATCGATGAGGAAGCTCTGCTGGAAGCCATCGATGCGGGAATCGTGGCCGGTGCAGCCTTTGATGTGTTCGTGGAAGAACCGCCGCGGCCGGATCATCCTTTCCTGAACCATCCGAAGATCATCGTAACGCCCCATCTGGGTGCTTCAACGATTGAAGCTCAGGAGAACGTTGCGACCGACGTCGCCGAGGAAGTGCTTCATATCCTGCGCGATGAGCCGTTTAAGAATGCGGTGAACATGCCGCCGGTTCCGGCCAACGTCATGGCCAAACTGCAGCCTTACTTCCTGCTCGGCGAGAGGATGGGGCATTTCCTTGCACAGATGGCAGACAGCGCAGCTCAGGAGATCGTCGTAAGCTTCTCCGGCGAATTGACGGAAGTGGACACATCTCCGCTCACCCGCTACATCGTCAAAGGTGTGCTCAGTCACCATCTGGGAAGCGATGTGAATATCATCAATGCGATGCATATGGCGAAGATCCGCGATGTGAATATCATTCGGGAGAAGTCGACGGCATCCAAGGGCTTCACCAATCTGATCACCGTTACCCTGCGTTCCAACGGCCAAGAGCGTTCCATCGCCGGCACTTTGCTCAACGGCTACGGCCCGCGGATCGTAAAGATCGACCAGTACCCTGTCGACGTAGCACCGGAAGGTAACATCATCCTCGTATCGCATAACGACAAACCGGGGATTGTCGGCCGCCTTGGCTCCGTGCTCGGCGACAGCGGTACGAACATCGCAACGATGCAGGTCGGCCGTAAAGTTGTCGGCGGCCCGGCGATCATGGTGCTCACAGTGGACAAGCCCGTACCGCCGGAAACCATGCAACAGCTGAATCAGCTGCCGGATATCGCTCAAGTCAAAGAGATCACGTTGTAA